From a region of the Nitrospira sp. genome:
- a CDS encoding thermonuclease family protein, producing MMKHRLATCLVLALSMICPALAQADFLARVLMVHEGDRLTIHHQGRKEMVYLRDIDCPEMKQPYGKQAKHATNVYVANRDVVVRDLKRDRQGRITADILLQDGRHVAHELVKEGLAWAQPGKSSDQTLKDMEELARASAKGLWSEPNPIPPWKWKSAKTTGRN from the coding sequence ATGATGAAGCATCGCCTTGCTACATGTCTGGTGCTCGCTTTGAGCATGATCTGTCCGGCGCTTGCCCAAGCAGATTTCCTTGCACGAGTCCTCATGGTCCATGAGGGAGATCGTCTGACGATCCATCATCAGGGACGGAAGGAAATGGTCTACCTTCGAGATATTGATTGTCCGGAGATGAAACAACCGTACGGGAAACAGGCAAAGCACGCGACGAACGTCTATGTCGCCAACCGTGATGTGGTGGTGCGGGATTTGAAGCGTGACCGGCAGGGTCGGATCACGGCGGACATTCTGCTGCAAGACGGCAGGCATGTCGCCCATGAGTTGGTCAAAGAAGGACTCGCCTGGGCGCAGCCGGGAAAATCCAGCGATCAGACCCTGAAAGATATGGAAGAGCTCGCCAGAGCTTCTGCGAAGGGCCTGTGGTCCGAGCCGAATCCGATCCCGCCATGGAAATGGAAGTCGGCGAAGACGACCGGTCGGAACTAG
- a CDS encoding marine proteobacterial sortase target protein: MLHRSLLARPHRALHLVTSLALCAALLIVSLDTPSPAEPIEPESLSTGIVPTMGLHDVKEGTLLFKTNQQGRYRPASILKTDVQIAVTGMIARAAVRQEFTNPSKKKGDWLEGIYVFPLPETAAVDHLRMKIGERIVEGQIKERAEAKKTYEQAKHEGKRTSLVEQERPNIFTTSVANIGPGERVIVEIEYQETVRYDNGQFQLRFPMAVGQRYIPGTPVIIEGQEPKGSGTVLDTDRVPDSSRITPPVHSPGQGSINPLSLALVLNPGFPVAKVESPYHPIIVIPDPDGGFQVSLKEEAVPADKDFQLIWHLAPHTAPLATIFTEEKHGETYAMLTIAPPTQPDEKAVRVPRDLIFVIDTSGSMAGPSIQQAKASVTAALTRLTTLDRFNVIQFNNTVRSLFPTLEPVTAASMRKAVRYTERMSADGGTEILPALRQALKNPQDPSRIQQIVLLTDGQVGNEEELFEMLHYKLGTRRLFTIGIGSTPNSYLMRKTAEVGRGTFTHIGNIEEVKDRLDALFKKLERPVLHDIAVDPTGWSGTEQYPSQIADLYEGEPIVLAIKARSLPPHATLKGLAGHHPWTLPVSFNQAASQGGLSVFWARQKISALMDETYKGGVEEAIKNAVIDVAVSHHLASKYTSLVAVDVTPARPTDRSSTEQAPAAVQDQASIAALPKTATIGQLQILFGLALLTIAGLVWRHRKWMA, translated from the coding sequence ATGCTGCATCGCTCGCTCCTGGCACGGCCGCACCGTGCCCTTCACCTGGTAACGTCCCTCGCACTGTGTGCTGCACTGCTCATTGTTTCTCTCGATACTCCCTCACCGGCCGAACCGATTGAACCCGAATCGCTCAGCACCGGCATCGTGCCGACGATGGGGCTTCATGACGTGAAGGAAGGCACGCTCCTATTCAAGACCAATCAGCAGGGCCGCTACCGGCCGGCTTCGATCCTGAAAACCGATGTACAGATCGCCGTGACCGGCATGATCGCCCGCGCGGCAGTGCGGCAAGAATTCACAAACCCCAGCAAGAAGAAAGGCGACTGGCTCGAAGGCATCTATGTGTTCCCGCTCCCGGAAACCGCCGCGGTCGACCATCTCCGCATGAAGATCGGTGAGCGCATCGTCGAAGGCCAGATCAAGGAGCGGGCCGAGGCGAAGAAAACCTATGAACAGGCGAAGCACGAAGGCAAGCGGACAAGCCTGGTCGAGCAGGAGCGGCCCAACATCTTTACAACGTCGGTCGCCAACATCGGACCAGGCGAGCGCGTTATCGTCGAGATCGAGTATCAGGAAACCGTCCGGTACGACAACGGACAGTTTCAACTCCGCTTTCCCATGGCCGTCGGCCAACGGTACATTCCCGGCACCCCGGTGATCATCGAAGGCCAAGAACCGAAAGGCTCAGGCACGGTCCTCGACACCGATCGCGTCCCGGATAGCTCGCGCATCACGCCTCCGGTGCACTCACCTGGCCAAGGCTCCATCAACCCTTTGAGCCTTGCCCTCGTTCTCAACCCAGGATTCCCGGTCGCCAAGGTGGAATCGCCCTACCACCCGATCATCGTCATCCCGGATCCAGACGGTGGATTTCAGGTCAGCTTGAAGGAGGAAGCGGTGCCGGCAGATAAAGATTTCCAGCTTATTTGGCATCTCGCCCCTCACACAGCTCCCTTGGCGACGATCTTCACTGAAGAGAAGCATGGGGAAACCTATGCCATGCTCACGATTGCCCCGCCGACTCAGCCGGACGAAAAAGCCGTACGCGTGCCGCGTGACCTCATCTTCGTGATCGACACGTCCGGGTCGATGGCAGGCCCGTCCATCCAACAGGCCAAAGCTTCGGTGACAGCGGCACTGACAAGGCTCACCACGCTGGACCGATTCAATGTGATCCAATTCAACAATACGGTCCGTTCCCTGTTCCCTACGCTCGAACCCGTGACGGCAGCAAGTATGAGAAAGGCTGTGCGTTACACCGAGCGGATGTCGGCGGATGGAGGAACCGAGATTCTTCCCGCGTTGAGGCAGGCCCTGAAGAATCCGCAAGATCCGTCCCGGATTCAACAGATCGTATTGCTGACCGACGGACAGGTCGGCAATGAAGAGGAGCTGTTCGAGATGCTGCACTACAAGCTCGGCACCAGGCGACTGTTTACGATCGGCATCGGCTCGACGCCGAACAGCTACCTCATGCGCAAGACAGCGGAGGTCGGCCGGGGGACCTTCACCCATATCGGCAATATCGAAGAGGTCAAGGACCGCCTCGATGCGCTGTTCAAGAAGTTGGAGCGGCCTGTTCTCCATGACATTGCCGTCGATCCCACCGGTTGGTCGGGCACGGAACAGTACCCCTCGCAGATTGCCGATCTGTATGAGGGTGAACCGATCGTGCTCGCGATCAAGGCGCGCTCACTCCCACCACACGCGACGCTGAAGGGACTCGCAGGTCATCACCCCTGGACCCTGCCGGTCTCGTTCAACCAGGCAGCTTCACAGGGAGGTCTTTCCGTCTTTTGGGCCAGACAGAAGATCTCCGCGCTGATGGATGAGACATACAAAGGCGGAGTCGAGGAGGCGATCAAAAACGCCGTGATCGATGTCGCAGTGAGTCATCACCTGGCCAGCAAGTACACGAGCCTGGTTGCCGTAGATGTCACGCCCGCCAGGCCGACGGATCGCTCAAGCACTGAACAGGCTCCGGCCGCTGTTCAAGATCAAGCTTCAATCGCCGCCCTGCCGAAGACCGCCACGATCGGGCAGTTGCAGATCCTGTTCGGGCTGGCGTTGCTGACGATCGCAGGGTTGGTGTGGCGCCATCGGAAATGGATGGCATGA
- a CDS encoding phosphorylase kinase has product MKPRYSVQDVNTLISFLRGCGTFRFEPYENGLFPAAAVGKDLAGSGYNRIWVRDNVHVSHALHVCGAVTEARINVETLAAFFRLQAHRFDAIARGDTDPRDAKLRPPIRFRAETLTPDEDWANAQNDAIGYFLWIYARLVADDIVVREGIAWDVLALFPPYLRAISYWRDEDSGHWEEMPKVSASSIGVVVAGLRALLALLRGTHGQHIPTAYRSALRVDVVEELLNEGTRALAGILPAECVDNNPLKQRRYDAALLFLIYPLDVVDQSMANQIVDDVCTNLGGDVGVRRYICDSFWCTDYRRKLTSDQRTRDWSEDMATRDALVRCGEEAEWCLFDPVLSLIAGAKFRSTRAPAFLDEQIYRLNRSLGHLTEPTGSVPELRCPELYHREDGRYETSDATPLLWTQALLLLALWSMHKNAELQ; this is encoded by the coding sequence ATGAAGCCGAGGTACTCGGTCCAAGATGTCAATACATTGATCTCCTTCCTGCGCGGGTGCGGTACCTTCCGTTTCGAGCCTTATGAGAATGGCCTCTTCCCAGCAGCAGCGGTAGGCAAGGACCTTGCGGGTAGCGGATACAATCGCATCTGGGTCCGCGACAACGTGCACGTTTCGCATGCTCTACACGTCTGCGGCGCAGTCACTGAGGCCAGGATCAACGTCGAGACACTTGCGGCCTTCTTCCGCCTCCAGGCCCATCGTTTCGATGCCATTGCGAGGGGAGACACGGATCCTCGCGACGCCAAGCTTCGACCACCGATCCGTTTCCGTGCAGAGACGCTCACGCCCGACGAAGACTGGGCAAACGCGCAGAACGATGCGATCGGGTACTTCCTTTGGATCTATGCGCGCCTTGTAGCAGATGACATCGTGGTCCGGGAAGGAATCGCCTGGGACGTACTTGCTTTGTTTCCTCCATACCTGCGCGCTATCTCATATTGGCGCGACGAGGACAGCGGTCATTGGGAGGAGATGCCAAAGGTCTCGGCTTCTAGCATCGGCGTCGTGGTCGCGGGGCTGCGGGCGCTGCTCGCCTTGTTACGCGGCACGCATGGCCAGCACATCCCAACTGCGTATCGCTCTGCCCTCCGTGTAGACGTTGTCGAGGAACTGCTCAATGAGGGGACTCGGGCGCTTGCCGGCATCCTCCCTGCGGAATGTGTGGACAATAATCCGCTCAAGCAGCGCCGTTACGACGCGGCACTGCTATTCTTGATCTATCCGTTAGATGTGGTCGACCAATCTATGGCCAACCAGATCGTCGATGATGTCTGCACGAATCTAGGCGGTGATGTGGGGGTCCGACGATACATCTGTGACTCATTCTGGTGTACAGATTACCGTCGCAAGTTGACTTCTGATCAACGCACGCGTGACTGGAGTGAGGATATGGCAACAAGGGATGCTCTGGTGCGCTGCGGCGAGGAGGCTGAGTGGTGCCTATTCGATCCGGTACTTTCATTAATTGCGGGCGCAAAGTTTCGCAGCACGAGGGCACCAGCTTTTCTCGACGAACAGATATATCGCCTGAACCGGTCGCTTGGCCACCTTACCGAGCCAACGGGGTCAGTGCCAGAATTGCGCTGCCCTGAGCTCTACCATCGGGAGGATGGACGCTACGAGACGAGCGATGCCACACCCCTGCTATGGACTCAGGCATTGCTCTTACTCGCCCTGTGGTCCATGCACAAGAACGCTGAGCTGCAATAG
- a CDS encoding 4Fe-4S dicluster domain-containing protein — protein sequence MALLITEECINCGACLPECPNEAIFETRGDAEAKGNHVGDGQGVGDSIYVITHDRCTECVGHFDEPQCAAVCPVDNCCISDPAYPEGTDVLLEKARTLNPDKPIDPAKVWSGVRN from the coding sequence ATGGCACTGCTGATTACCGAGGAATGTATCAACTGTGGCGCCTGCCTGCCGGAATGTCCTAACGAGGCCATCTTCGAAACTCGCGGTGATGCGGAGGCGAAGGGCAATCATGTGGGCGACGGCCAGGGAGTGGGGGACAGCATTTACGTGATTACGCATGATCGGTGTACCGAGTGTGTCGGCCATTTTGACGAACCTCAATGTGCGGCAGTCTGTCCGGTCGATAATTGCTGTATTTCTGATCCAGCGTATCCGGAGGGGACCGATGTCCTGCTGGAAAAGGCGAGGACACTCAACCCTGACAAGCCTATCGATCCGGCAAAGGTTTGGAGCGGCGTGCGGAACTGA
- a CDS encoding DUF3644 domain-containing protein: protein MPKGLSQNVKHNLEKARSAALAAVEVYNRPGPRFRTAYYIVLIIIAWTALFHAIFYKRGTSPWYKQQGKNSRGDRYVRIDGDPKHWDLSECLKQYFEGNSPADRRNLEFLIGLRNKIEHRHLPELDAGLYGECQAALLNLEEMMSLQFGAQYALSEQLAVALQFSRVVPPEKKKAAKQLAVTQAKSVKEYVEKFRGSLPSSTLNSTKYSFNVFLVPKVANRKDLADTVVEFIQVDEANKDELERLEKLNILIKEKHIPITNLGLHKPGDVVKILAGKLPFKFNFASHTASWKHFKVRPNGAAVKPELTDGKYCIYDSPHKDYLYTDAWVEKLAIELADSNRYQNITGFVAVPKQ from the coding sequence ATGCCAAAGGGTCTTTCGCAGAATGTTAAGCATAATCTAGAGAAAGCACGTTCTGCTGCTCTCGCCGCAGTTGAGGTTTATAACCGACCGGGTCCACGTTTCCGTACTGCGTATTACATAGTGCTCATCATCATAGCTTGGACTGCTTTGTTCCATGCGATCTTCTATAAGCGCGGAACAAGCCCTTGGTACAAGCAGCAGGGGAAGAATTCACGAGGTGATCGGTATGTTCGGATCGATGGCGATCCAAAGCACTGGGACCTATCCGAGTGTCTGAAACAGTACTTTGAGGGCAATTCGCCAGCGGATCGCCGCAATCTGGAATTCCTAATTGGGCTGCGGAACAAGATCGAACATCGCCACCTGCCTGAACTCGATGCAGGACTTTATGGAGAATGCCAAGCAGCATTATTGAATCTTGAGGAAATGATGTCCTTGCAGTTCGGAGCGCAATATGCGCTTTCCGAACAACTTGCTGTCGCCCTTCAATTCAGTCGAGTTGTACCTCCAGAAAAGAAAAAGGCTGCGAAGCAGCTTGCCGTAACCCAAGCAAAATCTGTCAAGGAATATGTGGAGAAATTTCGGGGTAGCCTGCCTTCTTCGACACTCAATAGCACAAAGTACTCTTTCAATGTCTTTCTGGTTCCGAAAGTGGCGAATAGAAAAGATCTCGCAGACACTGTGGTCGAGTTCATTCAAGTGGATGAGGCAAACAAAGATGAACTTGAGCGGCTTGAGAAACTGAATATTCTCATCAAAGAAAAGCATATTCCTATCACCAATTTAGGATTGCACAAGCCCGGGGACGTTGTAAAAATCTTGGCGGGAAAGCTACCCTTTAAATTCAACTTTGCATCGCATACAGCCTCGTGGAAGCACTTTAAGGTTCGGCCTAATGGTGCTGCTGTTAAGCCTGAGCTCACCGATGGAAAGTATTGCATCTACGATAGCCCTCATAAAGACTATCTATATACGGATGCCTGGGTGGAAAAGCTTGCAATTGAGTTGGCAGATTCCAATAGGTATCAAAACATTACAGGATTTGTAGCTGTCCCAAAACAATAG
- a CDS encoding OmpA family protein: MPQGSAQVSSGTIAPTVKGPERDTKEFTILAALILIVSGLLAAAWYYSQSSDQVTVSPATGAIGNANVPDLLKQAAVSNQAGILTTHSAQGVTPVAAVSDIIHTDIYFEVGRKGLTDEGKAQLSSQADMLKRNEDYGVLIQGYTDQQGSASYNKQLGMKRAETVKAELVNAGIAEHRIKAVSLGEEGVLCIDTSDTCRHMNRRVHLEVRKVGQEHMAVPAVAETPAVETTQSAIESNQNTDDTGSSTDGLVPSTNASDGNGVAPLDETAGGS; the protein is encoded by the coding sequence ATGCCACAGGGTTCAGCACAGGTTTCGTCAGGAACTATCGCTCCCACGGTGAAGGGACCGGAGAGAGATACGAAGGAATTCACGATTTTAGCCGCACTGATTCTTATCGTCAGTGGACTGCTCGCCGCTGCGTGGTACTACAGCCAGTCGAGTGACCAGGTGACGGTATCTCCCGCCACGGGAGCGATTGGGAATGCCAATGTCCCGGATCTTCTCAAACAAGCTGCGGTTTCGAATCAGGCGGGAATCTTGACCACACACTCTGCCCAGGGCGTGACCCCTGTGGCAGCGGTATCGGACATTATTCATACCGATATCTACTTCGAAGTTGGACGCAAGGGGCTGACCGATGAAGGGAAGGCGCAGTTGTCGTCTCAGGCAGACATGCTGAAGCGGAATGAGGACTACGGCGTGTTGATCCAGGGCTATACCGATCAACAGGGATCGGCTAGCTACAACAAGCAGTTGGGTATGAAGCGTGCCGAAACGGTCAAGGCGGAACTGGTCAATGCCGGAATTGCCGAGCACCGGATCAAGGCTGTGAGCTTGGGCGAAGAGGGCGTGCTCTGCATCGATACCAGCGACACCTGCCGGCACATGAATCGGCGAGTGCACTTGGAAGTCCGCAAGGTCGGCCAGGAGCACATGGCGGTTCCGGCCGTGGCTGAAACTCCCGCTGTCGAGACGACTCAAAGCGCAATCGAATCGAACCAGAACACCGACGATACCGGTTCATCGACCGACGGCTTGGTGCCTTCCACCAACGCCTCGGACGGGAACGGCGTCGCACCGCTGGACGAAACCGCCGGCGGGAGCTGA
- a CDS encoding HNH endonuclease, with protein MPITLKTHKMLWGRAANRCAICRIELVMDASETDDEAIVGEACHIVAQKEDGPRGQSPLTLEQRDKYANLILLCNIHHKQVDDQVQTYTVERLLALKVEHESWVKAALNFDVQKQRDDELYADYVEYWATAVQLDNWINWTSWLVSADRPSIRIDMREALDEIRPWILARVWPGRYKWLEAAFTNFRHVAQDLCNTFSEHAKKRTDDFWETEKFYEIDEWNPERYKRLADKFDEHVGLVEDLTLELTRAANYVCDMVRLELLPSFRLREGAILIHAGPYPDLTYKTFRVEYRDDERTDAPYPGLERFKAIRFSRDVYFGERTKET; from the coding sequence ATGCCCATCACTCTTAAGACTCACAAGATGCTGTGGGGACGCGCCGCGAACCGGTGTGCCATCTGCCGCATAGAACTTGTAATGGACGCGAGTGAGACAGATGATGAGGCCATCGTGGGTGAGGCTTGCCACATCGTCGCTCAAAAAGAAGATGGTCCTCGTGGGCAATCTCCGTTGACCCTGGAGCAACGAGATAAGTACGCCAACTTGATTCTTCTATGTAACATTCACCACAAGCAGGTTGACGATCAGGTGCAGACGTATACCGTCGAGCGACTTCTCGCCCTCAAGGTAGAACATGAGTCCTGGGTCAAGGCCGCGCTGAACTTCGACGTTCAGAAACAACGAGACGATGAACTCTATGCTGACTATGTGGAGTATTGGGCCACGGCAGTCCAGCTCGATAACTGGATCAATTGGACATCGTGGCTTGTTAGCGCAGATCGACCTTCGATTCGCATCGATATGCGAGAGGCGCTTGATGAGATTCGTCCATGGATCCTTGCTCGTGTCTGGCCAGGTAGGTACAAGTGGCTCGAAGCCGCGTTCACAAACTTTCGTCACGTTGCACAAGACTTGTGCAACACATTCTCGGAACACGCAAAGAAGAGAACAGACGATTTTTGGGAGACAGAAAAGTTCTATGAGATTGATGAATGGAATCCGGAGCGATACAAACGGCTGGCCGACAAGTTTGACGAGCACGTTGGTCTCGTCGAGGATCTGACGTTAGAGCTTACTCGAGCAGCGAACTATGTTTGCGATATGGTCCGCCTGGAGCTGCTACCCAGCTTTCGACTTCGTGAAGGCGCGATTCTTATTCACGCAGGTCCATATCCAGACTTGACGTATAAGACCTTTCGCGTCGAGTATCGCGATGACGAACGAACGGACGCACCGTACCCTGGGTTAGAGAGGTTCAAGGCGATTCGATTTTCCCGCGACGTCTACTTTGGTGAGAGGACGAAAGAGACCTAG
- a CDS encoding RNA-binding protein — MGSKLYVGGLPYSATESQLTTLFAEHGTVESARVIADKFTGQSRGFGFVEMSSAEEAKAAITALNGSQMDGRSLTVNEAKPMEPRFGGGSGGGGNRSGGGQNRNRY, encoded by the coding sequence ATGGGTTCAAAACTGTATGTCGGCGGGTTGCCATACTCGGCAACGGAATCTCAACTCACCACCCTGTTTGCCGAGCACGGCACGGTCGAATCGGCCCGCGTGATTGCGGACAAATTCACGGGCCAATCTCGAGGTTTCGGCTTTGTCGAAATGTCGAGCGCCGAGGAAGCCAAGGCGGCGATCACGGCCTTAAACGGGTCACAGATGGATGGACGGTCGCTCACCGTCAATGAAGCGAAACCGATGGAACCGCGTTTCGGTGGTGGCAGTGGTGGCGGCGGTAACCGCTCCGGCGGTGGACAGAACCGCAACCGCTATTAA
- a CDS encoding AAA family ATPase, whose protein sequence is MQIAISGTHCAGKSTLVDDLIERLPHWESIAEPYYVLEEEGYDFGEVPTLEDFEAQLTRSLQLVREQRHNVILDRCPLDFVAYALCSADSDSFNVRVWLPQLREAVSALGLIVFLPIENRIPVPLSEDDEFRIAVDEKLREILLDNTFDLEMVVLEVTGTREGRVQQVLERLPHRMV, encoded by the coding sequence ATGCAAATCGCTATTTCCGGTACGCACTGCGCAGGCAAATCCACCCTTGTGGATGATTTGATTGAACGATTGCCACATTGGGAATCGATAGCGGAACCGTATTATGTGCTGGAAGAAGAGGGGTATGATTTTGGAGAGGTGCCGACGCTTGAAGATTTCGAAGCGCAACTCACCCGTTCCCTCCAATTGGTTCGTGAACAGCGCCATAATGTCATTCTTGACCGATGCCCCCTGGATTTCGTGGCCTATGCTCTTTGCTCGGCAGATTCTGACTCATTCAATGTGCGTGTCTGGTTACCGCAACTCCGTGAGGCAGTGAGCGCCCTCGGCTTGATCGTCTTCTTACCCATAGAGAACCGGATCCCCGTTCCCTTGTCCGAAGACGATGAGTTCAGGATCGCGGTCGATGAAAAGCTTCGCGAGATTCTCCTCGACAATACGTTCGACCTTGAGATGGTCGTGCTTGAAGTCACAGGCACGAGAGAAGGACGGGTCCAGCAAGTCTTGGAGCGCCTTCCCCACCGAATGGTTTGA
- a CDS encoding toll/interleukin-1 receptor domain-containing protein, which yields MNIFLSYSSSDRELAERIAYGLRNEGDSVFFDRTSLPSGEGYHARIRSAIDECQLFIFLVSHDAVSSGSYALTELGIAQQKWVNPSGRILPVMTSDLDPDLLPPSLNAVTVLRPQGDLVADVVVAVSRLRLLVAEPIKIISSLTNSGWMWTLEILTHEPVTEIFYRFAEENVFRSTGFSQVRDRRTGLPQPKWYLEVPLFTGTRTLFVKYTTSTGGSYGPYTLVVDAVQYIAAETKADLEATESAWVSFREYSEKRMLLYFTHLVSYKNGLKYIHYSVDDQSLSQRVRFTPDWSGPGAPGIGEDDETYVEIPMSSAYVEVKLVFVDGSEWPARRFPVRVSR from the coding sequence ATGAACATATTTCTGTCCTATTCGTCATCCGATCGTGAACTCGCCGAGCGGATCGCTTATGGCCTGCGGAATGAGGGCGATTCGGTGTTTTTTGACCGGACTTCCCTCCCTTCCGGGGAAGGCTATCATGCACGCATCCGAAGCGCGATCGACGAGTGTCAGCTGTTTATCTTTCTCGTCAGCCATGACGCGGTGTCATCGGGCAGTTATGCGCTCACAGAATTAGGGATCGCTCAACAGAAGTGGGTTAATCCATCCGGTCGAATTCTCCCGGTGATGACCTCAGATCTCGACCCCGATTTGCTCCCTCCCTCCCTCAATGCGGTTACGGTCCTGCGACCGCAAGGCGATCTCGTGGCCGACGTAGTCGTCGCAGTCAGCCGCCTTCGTCTCCTCGTTGCTGAGCCCATCAAGATCATCAGCAGCCTCACCAATTCGGGCTGGATGTGGACTCTCGAAATCCTGACTCATGAGCCGGTCACGGAAATTTTCTATCGGTTTGCGGAGGAGAATGTATTCAGGAGCACCGGATTCTCTCAAGTGCGTGACCGAAGGACCGGGCTTCCTCAACCGAAATGGTACCTAGAAGTTCCGCTCTTTACCGGCACGCGGACTCTGTTTGTGAAGTACACAACGTCCACGGGGGGCAGCTATGGCCCCTATACACTGGTTGTCGATGCTGTTCAGTATATTGCAGCCGAGACCAAGGCAGACTTGGAAGCAACCGAAAGCGCATGGGTATCGTTCAGGGAGTATTCGGAGAAGAGGATGCTCCTCTACTTTACCCACCTGGTGTCCTATAAGAATGGTCTGAAATACATTCACTATTCTGTCGACGATCAATCCTTGTCTCAACGTGTTCGATTTACACCGGACTGGTCCGGCCCAGGCGCTCCAGGAATAGGGGAGGATGATGAGACCTATGTCGAAATTCCGATGTCCTCCGCCTATGTTGAGGTCAAACTGGTGTTTGTCGATGGAAGCGAGTGGCCGGCCAGGCGGTTCCCAGTCCGTGTTTCGCGATAG
- a CDS encoding isoprenylcysteine carboxylmethyltransferase family protein, with protein sequence MDSNAAYGVWWLVLVNSVFFILFALSFTRPRTGRDWRSLGAFSAFIVALFAEMYGFPLSMYLLSGWLANHYPEVDPFAHDTGHFWHTLLGREGPAHSDPLHIFSEVLVFVGLILLAVSWRILYWAQRARTLAVTGPYAWMRHPQYTAFIMIMLGFLLQWPTLPTLFMFPVLAGLYVHLAYTEEAEAREVFAEAYEKYAAVTPGFFPLGRKRVREPEDDRPGGR encoded by the coding sequence ATGGACAGCAATGCAGCCTATGGCGTGTGGTGGCTGGTTCTCGTCAACTCCGTCTTCTTTATTCTTTTCGCGCTCAGTTTCACGCGCCCGCGGACAGGGCGCGATTGGCGATCGCTCGGCGCCTTCTCCGCATTTATCGTGGCCCTGTTTGCAGAGATGTATGGATTTCCCCTGAGCATGTATCTCCTCTCAGGATGGCTTGCGAACCACTATCCCGAGGTCGATCCGTTTGCTCACGATACCGGCCATTTCTGGCACACGCTGCTCGGTAGAGAAGGTCCTGCACATTCCGATCCGTTGCACATTTTCAGCGAAGTGCTGGTCTTTGTGGGACTGATCCTGCTGGCGGTTTCATGGCGCATCTTGTATTGGGCGCAACGAGCCCGGACCCTGGCTGTGACCGGGCCCTATGCCTGGATGAGACATCCTCAGTACACGGCATTCATCATGATCATGCTCGGCTTCCTGCTTCAGTGGCCGACATTACCGACATTGTTCATGTTCCCTGTGCTTGCGGGATTGTACGTCCATCTTGCTTATACAGAAGAGGCGGAGGCCCGCGAGGTATTCGCCGAAGCCTATGAGAAGTATGCGGCGGTCACACCGGGCTTTTTCCCATTAGGGAGGAAGCGGGTCCGAGAACCAGAGGATGATAGGCCCGGCGGCCGATGA
- a CDS encoding class GN sortase — translation MNRGRIIRPAHGALVACVLAIGLWQVGEGSWIYVKAELAQYLLQRAWSRTLAGETAVKPWPWADTWPIARLVIPRLGVDQIVLEGAYGRTLAFGPGHVEASAFPGSSGTTILTGHRDTHFKFLKRLRPHDEIMIETVEGHRLRFLVSESRIVDSRSGTIPLDHPQSRLVLVTCYPFGSMMVGGPLRYVVTAERDAIGTGG, via the coding sequence ATGAATCGGGGCCGAATCATTCGACCGGCTCACGGCGCGCTGGTCGCATGCGTCCTCGCGATTGGGCTCTGGCAAGTCGGAGAAGGATCGTGGATCTATGTGAAGGCCGAGCTCGCGCAGTATCTCCTGCAGCGAGCTTGGTCTCGCACCCTGGCCGGTGAAACGGCCGTTAAGCCTTGGCCTTGGGCCGACACCTGGCCCATTGCGCGATTGGTGATCCCACGTCTGGGCGTTGATCAGATCGTGTTGGAAGGCGCATACGGACGAACGCTGGCATTCGGGCCAGGCCATGTCGAAGCCAGCGCGTTTCCCGGTTCGTCCGGCACCACGATTCTCACGGGCCACCGCGACACCCACTTCAAATTCTTGAAACGCCTGCGTCCGCACGATGAGATCATGATCGAAACCGTGGAGGGACACCGGCTGCGTTTTCTGGTATCGGAAAGCCGCATTGTGGATTCACGATCCGGCACCATTCCACTCGATCACCCACAGAGCAGACTCGTCCTCGTCACTTGCTATCCATTCGGTTCGATGATGGTTGGTGGGCCGTTGAGATACGTGGTGACTGCGGAACGTGACGCAATAGGAACGGGAGGCTAG